The following coding sequences are from one Oscarella lobularis chromosome 19, ooOscLobu1.1, whole genome shotgun sequence window:
- the LOC136198366 gene encoding sushi, von Willebrand factor type A, EGF and pentraxin domain-containing protein 1-like isoform X3, whose protein sequence is MHLFYLVLMLTATLGGSLALRCFRPRPPRNGDVHVVNETATFSCKSSEGYVLSGSPTSVCQPGSWYGYTWTRKVPKCRKRYCARLFEPENGRLNLTRHLAFFRCQDGFRLVGSRNRTCLHNGTKAAHWSGSPVWCSPCAAPPAVKRGFLVEQDRLTAKYACKRRHSMIGDSTILCNASSNIWASPATCVKTGCPNLHHPLNGVVHYNKKLSHVHYTCNQGYLLFGSPYRSCNETTGRWSGSRPSCTSSDASIKRFKHCGVLGHPLRGQVSFDEVSYTKLEATYTCNPGFFRHGNERRVCISYRQKWSGSTAKCMPCPPISEHLRNGRVTVSRNRAYYTCDHGYNLKGRKIRRCNRRTHRWSNSPPRCTHFCRRPNAPLQGSVLIDGFFANYSCISGHRLVGPSSIQCVSGRWVSDPPSCVLGCSTALGIDNGNVYINGSVAVYSCKSGYRLAKESKRYCKKSSWRDSFYWDSSREPWCTRCLKPVAPKNGRVTERENEATYDCDYKFALLGAETLTCTESGKWSAPAPVCMKPKCGLVKIDYSLRVAYSEFNGTWIATFTCRYGQNLFGDEKKFCKGSDTRWRGSNFDVQLPTCSSCPILELDNGNVVQDGVSATYSCNVGFRLDGSRTRTCVKYSGKWSGCPPVCSFSSEDGQGDPSEEDFYLTCCSPPKPPNGSVVLTSPRKGVRLAKYICDSGFRLTGRGHTRECSSSFNYWLPGFEPSCSSTCPSLSNPRKGEVLVIGSRAVYSCHAPFILYGNAERLCSNVTRQWIGEAPVCSSCSAPPDLVNGLFEILGTSFPFSLHVRYACNESYRLVGISDNYCSDGEWLAPVPFCSVCPPPPRSSNEFVQELGSVATYICSDRELVMYGDSSITCNALTKKWSKSKRSCVPSKDHAFWTTTSLFTEKLKEA, encoded by the exons ATGCATCTTTTCTATCTCGTTCTGATGCTCACCGCTACTTTGGGCGGTTCTCTGGCACTGA GATGTTTCAGACCACGTCCTCcccgaaacggcgacgttcacGTTGTCAatgaaacggcgacgttctcgtgtAAATCGTCAGAAGGTTACGTTCTCTCGGGTTCGCCAACGTCAGTTTGTCAACCGGGCTCGTGGTATGGATATACCTGGACAAGGAAAGTCCCCAAGTGCAGAAAAC GATATTGCGCTCGTCTGTTTGAACCAGAGAACGGCCGTTTGAACTTGACACGTCACCTAGCGTTTTTTCGATGTCAGGACGGCTTTAGGCTGGTAGGAAGCAGAAATCGAACTTGCCTGCATAATGGAACTAAGGCTGCACATTGGTCTGGTTCGCCTGTTTGGTGTTCGC CTTGCGCTGCTCCTCCGGCGGTGAAACGCGGTTTTTTGGTTGAGCAGGACAGGCTGACGGCAAAGTACGCATGCAAGCGTCGTCACTCTATGATAGGAGATTCGACAATATTGTGTAATGCGTCATCGAATATATGGGCGTCTCCTGCAACGTGTGTGAAGACAG GTTGCCCTAATCTGCATCATCCTCTAAACGGTGTTGTGCACTATAACAAAAAGTTGTCGCATGTGCACTACACTTGCAACCAGGGATATCTTTTGTTTGGCTCTCCGTACCGATCTTGCAATGAGACAACAGGCAGATGGTCAGGATCGAGGCCTTCATGCACCTCATCAGACG CTAGTATTAAGCGCTTCAAACACTGCGGTGTTTTGGGACATCCTCTTCGTGGGCAAGTGTCATTCGACGAAGTCAGCTATACTAAACTCGAAGCGACGTACACCTGCAATCCTGGCTTTTTCCGTCatggaaacgaaagaagagttTGCATAAGCTATCGGCAAAAGTGGTCAGGCTCCACCGCAAAATGCATGC CTTGTCCTCCCATAAGCGAGCACCTGAGAAATGGACGCGTGACAGTTTCAAGAAATCGTGCTTACTACACCTGCGATCATGGTTACAATTTGAAAGGGCGTAAGATTCGGCGATGCAATCGACGCACGCACCGTTGGTCTAACTCGCCTCCACGTTGCACGCATT tcTGTCGTCGACCGAATGCTCCGCTTCAGGGATCAGTTTTGATTGACGGTTTCTTTGCCAACTATTCCTGCATTTCGGGACACCGACTTGTTGGGCCATCATCAATACAATGTGTATCAGGAAGATGGGTGTCTGATCCTCCGAGTTGTGTTCTAG GTTGCTCAACTGCACTTGGTATAGATAACGGCAATGTCTACATCAACGGGTCGGTTGCGGTGTACAGCTGCAAATCTGGCTACAGGCTCGCAAAGGAAAGCAAACGATACTGTAAAAAGAGTTCCTGGAGAGATTCTTTTTACTGGGATTCTTCACGCGAGCCTTGGTGCACTC GCTGCCTAAAACCAGTAGCGCCTAAAAATGGACGCGTAacggaaagagaaaacgaagctaCATACGATTGCGATTATAAATTTGCATTGCTCGGCGCAGAAACTCTCACCTGCACTGAATCAGGAAAGTGGTCGGCTCCTGCTCCCGTTTGCATGAAACCAA aGTGCGGTTTAGTAAAAATAGATTATTCTCTGCGAGTAGCGTACTCAGAGTTTAATGGAACTTGGATAGCGACGTTCACATGTCGATATGGGCAGAATTTATTTGGAGATGAAAAGAAGTTCTGCAAGGGGAGCGACACGCGCTGGCGTGGTTCAAACTTTGACGTTCAATTGCCTACATGTTCAA gctGCCCTATTTTGGAACTTGACAACGGCAATGTGGTTCAGGATGGCGTCAGTGCTACATATTCTTGCAACGTCGGTTTCAGACTTGATGGAAGTCGAACTAGAACGTGCGTCAAATATTCCGGGAAATGGAGTGGATGTCCACCTGTttgctctttttcctctG AAGATGGCCAAGGTGACCCGTCTGAAGAAGACTTCTACTTAACATGCTGCTCTCCTCCTAAACCACCTAATGGATCGGTTGTCCTAACATCCCCACGAAAAGGCGTACGTTTGGCAAAATATATCTGCGACAGCGGCTTCAGATTGACAGGAAGGGGTCATACACGAGAGTGCAGTTCTTCATTTAATTACTGGTTACCAGGGTTCGAACCATCGTGCTCGTCAA CATGCCCGTCTCTCTCAAATccgcgaaaaggagaagttCTGGTCATAGGATCTCGAGCAGTATACTCGTGCCATGCTCCGTTCATACTATACGGAAACGCGGAGCGGCTGTGTTCAAATGTAACGCGGCAGTGGATAGGCGAAGCTCCTGTCTGCTCGA gctgCTCCGCGCCACCTGACCTAGTAAACGGTCTGTTCGAAATTCTGGGcacgtcttttccttttagTTTACATGTAAGATACGCCTGCAATGAGAGTTACCGCTTGGTCGGAATATCCGATAACTATTGTTCGGATGGCGAATGGCTTGCGCCAGTACCGTTCTGTTCAG TGtgtccgcctccgcctcgTTCGTCAAACGAATTCGTCCAAGAGTTGGGATCCGTGGCGACGTACATCTGCAGTGACCGGGAACTTGTCATGTATGGAGACTCATCGATTACTTGCAATGctctaacaaagaagtgGTCTAAATCGAAACGAAGTTGCGTCCCAAGTAAA GATCATGCCTTCTGGACTACAACGTCCCTCTTTACGGAAAAGTTGAAAGAAGCCTAA
- the LOC136198366 gene encoding sushi, von Willebrand factor type A, EGF and pentraxin domain-containing protein 1-like isoform X2 has product MHLFYLVLMLTATLGGSLALRCFRPRPPRNGDVHVVNETATFSCKSSEGYVLSGSPTSVCQPGSWYGYTWTRKVPKCRKRYCARLFEPENGRLNLTRHLAFFRCQDGFRLVGSRNRTCLHNGTKAAHWSGSPVWCSPCAAPPAVKRGFLVEQDRLTAKYACKRRHSMIGDSTILCNASSNIWASPATCVKTGCPNLHHPLNGVVHYNKKLSHVHYTCNQGYLLFGSPYRSCNETTGRWSGSRPSCTSSDASIKRFKHCGVLGHPLRGQVSFDEVSYTKLEATYTCNPGFFRHGNERRVCISYRQKWSGSTAKCMPCPPISEHLRNGRVTVSRNRAYYTCDHGYNLKGRKIRRCNRRTHRWSNSPPRCTHFCRRPNAPLQGSVLIDGFFANYSCISGHRLVGPSSIQCVSGRWVSDPPSCVLGCSTALGIDNGNVYINGSVAVYSCKSGYRLAKESKRYCKKSSWRDSFYWDSSREPWCTRCLKPVAPKNGRVTERENEATYDCDYKFALLGAETLTCTESGKWSAPAPVCMKPKCGLVKIDYSLRVAYSEFNGTWIATFTCRYGQNLFGDEKKFCKGSDTRWRGSNFDVQLPTCSSCPILELDNGNVVQDGVSATYSCNVGFRLDGSRTRTCVKYSGKWSGCPPVCSFSSDGQGDPSEEDFYLTCCSPPKPPNGSVVLTSPRKGVRLAKYICDSGFRLTGRGHTRECSSSFNYWLPGFEPSCSSTCPSLSNPRKGEVLVIGSRAVYSCHAPFILYGNAERLCSNVTRQWIGEAPVCSSCSAPPDLVNGLFEILGTSFPFSLHVRYACNESYRLVGISDNYCSDGEWLAPVPFCSVCPPPPRSSNEFVQELGSVATYICSDRELVMYGDSSITCNALTKKWSKSKRSCVPRSCLLDYNVPLYGKVERSLNPTFVETFSCVEGFEIVGDSVRHCINGSWNGPLPTCKQIQHKY; this is encoded by the exons ATGCATCTTTTCTATCTCGTTCTGATGCTCACCGCTACTTTGGGCGGTTCTCTGGCACTGA GATGTTTCAGACCACGTCCTCcccgaaacggcgacgttcacGTTGTCAatgaaacggcgacgttctcgtgtAAATCGTCAGAAGGTTACGTTCTCTCGGGTTCGCCAACGTCAGTTTGTCAACCGGGCTCGTGGTATGGATATACCTGGACAAGGAAAGTCCCCAAGTGCAGAAAAC GATATTGCGCTCGTCTGTTTGAACCAGAGAACGGCCGTTTGAACTTGACACGTCACCTAGCGTTTTTTCGATGTCAGGACGGCTTTAGGCTGGTAGGAAGCAGAAATCGAACTTGCCTGCATAATGGAACTAAGGCTGCACATTGGTCTGGTTCGCCTGTTTGGTGTTCGC CTTGCGCTGCTCCTCCGGCGGTGAAACGCGGTTTTTTGGTTGAGCAGGACAGGCTGACGGCAAAGTACGCATGCAAGCGTCGTCACTCTATGATAGGAGATTCGACAATATTGTGTAATGCGTCATCGAATATATGGGCGTCTCCTGCAACGTGTGTGAAGACAG GTTGCCCTAATCTGCATCATCCTCTAAACGGTGTTGTGCACTATAACAAAAAGTTGTCGCATGTGCACTACACTTGCAACCAGGGATATCTTTTGTTTGGCTCTCCGTACCGATCTTGCAATGAGACAACAGGCAGATGGTCAGGATCGAGGCCTTCATGCACCTCATCAGACG CTAGTATTAAGCGCTTCAAACACTGCGGTGTTTTGGGACATCCTCTTCGTGGGCAAGTGTCATTCGACGAAGTCAGCTATACTAAACTCGAAGCGACGTACACCTGCAATCCTGGCTTTTTCCGTCatggaaacgaaagaagagttTGCATAAGCTATCGGCAAAAGTGGTCAGGCTCCACCGCAAAATGCATGC CTTGTCCTCCCATAAGCGAGCACCTGAGAAATGGACGCGTGACAGTTTCAAGAAATCGTGCTTACTACACCTGCGATCATGGTTACAATTTGAAAGGGCGTAAGATTCGGCGATGCAATCGACGCACGCACCGTTGGTCTAACTCGCCTCCACGTTGCACGCATT tcTGTCGTCGACCGAATGCTCCGCTTCAGGGATCAGTTTTGATTGACGGTTTCTTTGCCAACTATTCCTGCATTTCGGGACACCGACTTGTTGGGCCATCATCAATACAATGTGTATCAGGAAGATGGGTGTCTGATCCTCCGAGTTGTGTTCTAG GTTGCTCAACTGCACTTGGTATAGATAACGGCAATGTCTACATCAACGGGTCGGTTGCGGTGTACAGCTGCAAATCTGGCTACAGGCTCGCAAAGGAAAGCAAACGATACTGTAAAAAGAGTTCCTGGAGAGATTCTTTTTACTGGGATTCTTCACGCGAGCCTTGGTGCACTC GCTGCCTAAAACCAGTAGCGCCTAAAAATGGACGCGTAacggaaagagaaaacgaagctaCATACGATTGCGATTATAAATTTGCATTGCTCGGCGCAGAAACTCTCACCTGCACTGAATCAGGAAAGTGGTCGGCTCCTGCTCCCGTTTGCATGAAACCAA aGTGCGGTTTAGTAAAAATAGATTATTCTCTGCGAGTAGCGTACTCAGAGTTTAATGGAACTTGGATAGCGACGTTCACATGTCGATATGGGCAGAATTTATTTGGAGATGAAAAGAAGTTCTGCAAGGGGAGCGACACGCGCTGGCGTGGTTCAAACTTTGACGTTCAATTGCCTACATGTTCAA gctGCCCTATTTTGGAACTTGACAACGGCAATGTGGTTCAGGATGGCGTCAGTGCTACATATTCTTGCAACGTCGGTTTCAGACTTGATGGAAGTCGAACTAGAACGTGCGTCAAATATTCCGGGAAATGGAGTGGATGTCCACCTGTttgctctttttcctctG ATGGCCAAGGTGACCCGTCTGAAGAAGACTTCTACTTAACATGCTGCTCTCCTCCTAAACCACCTAATGGATCGGTTGTCCTAACATCCCCACGAAAAGGCGTACGTTTGGCAAAATATATCTGCGACAGCGGCTTCAGATTGACAGGAAGGGGTCATACACGAGAGTGCAGTTCTTCATTTAATTACTGGTTACCAGGGTTCGAACCATCGTGCTCGTCAA CATGCCCGTCTCTCTCAAATccgcgaaaaggagaagttCTGGTCATAGGATCTCGAGCAGTATACTCGTGCCATGCTCCGTTCATACTATACGGAAACGCGGAGCGGCTGTGTTCAAATGTAACGCGGCAGTGGATAGGCGAAGCTCCTGTCTGCTCGA gctgCTCCGCGCCACCTGACCTAGTAAACGGTCTGTTCGAAATTCTGGGcacgtcttttccttttagTTTACATGTAAGATACGCCTGCAATGAGAGTTACCGCTTGGTCGGAATATCCGATAACTATTGTTCGGATGGCGAATGGCTTGCGCCAGTACCGTTCTGTTCAG TGtgtccgcctccgcctcgTTCGTCAAACGAATTCGTCCAAGAGTTGGGATCCGTGGCGACGTACATCTGCAGTGACCGGGAACTTGTCATGTATGGAGACTCATCGATTACTTGCAATGctctaacaaagaagtgGTCTAAATCGAAACGAAGTTGCGTCCCAA GATCATGCCTTCTGGACTACAACGTCCCTCTTTACGGAAAAGTTGAAAGAAGCCTAAACCCAACGTTCGTAGAAACTTTCTCATGCGTCGAAGGCTTCGAAATCGTAGGCGATTCCGTTCGACATTGCATTAATGGATCGTGGAATGGTCCCTTGCCGACGTGTAAACAAATCCAACACAAATACTAG
- the LOC136198366 gene encoding sushi, von Willebrand factor type A, EGF and pentraxin domain-containing protein 1-like isoform X1, translated as MHLFYLVLMLTATLGGSLALRCFRPRPPRNGDVHVVNETATFSCKSSEGYVLSGSPTSVCQPGSWYGYTWTRKVPKCRKRYCARLFEPENGRLNLTRHLAFFRCQDGFRLVGSRNRTCLHNGTKAAHWSGSPVWCSPCAAPPAVKRGFLVEQDRLTAKYACKRRHSMIGDSTILCNASSNIWASPATCVKTGCPNLHHPLNGVVHYNKKLSHVHYTCNQGYLLFGSPYRSCNETTGRWSGSRPSCTSSDASIKRFKHCGVLGHPLRGQVSFDEVSYTKLEATYTCNPGFFRHGNERRVCISYRQKWSGSTAKCMPCPPISEHLRNGRVTVSRNRAYYTCDHGYNLKGRKIRRCNRRTHRWSNSPPRCTHFCRRPNAPLQGSVLIDGFFANYSCISGHRLVGPSSIQCVSGRWVSDPPSCVLGCSTALGIDNGNVYINGSVAVYSCKSGYRLAKESKRYCKKSSWRDSFYWDSSREPWCTRCLKPVAPKNGRVTERENEATYDCDYKFALLGAETLTCTESGKWSAPAPVCMKPKCGLVKIDYSLRVAYSEFNGTWIATFTCRYGQNLFGDEKKFCKGSDTRWRGSNFDVQLPTCSSCPILELDNGNVVQDGVSATYSCNVGFRLDGSRTRTCVKYSGKWSGCPPVCSFSSEDGQGDPSEEDFYLTCCSPPKPPNGSVVLTSPRKGVRLAKYICDSGFRLTGRGHTRECSSSFNYWLPGFEPSCSSTCPSLSNPRKGEVLVIGSRAVYSCHAPFILYGNAERLCSNVTRQWIGEAPVCSSCSAPPDLVNGLFEILGTSFPFSLHVRYACNESYRLVGISDNYCSDGEWLAPVPFCSVCPPPPRSSNEFVQELGSVATYICSDRELVMYGDSSITCNALTKKWSKSKRSCVPRSCLLDYNVPLYGKVERSLNPTFVETFSCVEGFEIVGDSVRHCINGSWNGPLPTCKQIQHKY; from the exons ATGCATCTTTTCTATCTCGTTCTGATGCTCACCGCTACTTTGGGCGGTTCTCTGGCACTGA GATGTTTCAGACCACGTCCTCcccgaaacggcgacgttcacGTTGTCAatgaaacggcgacgttctcgtgtAAATCGTCAGAAGGTTACGTTCTCTCGGGTTCGCCAACGTCAGTTTGTCAACCGGGCTCGTGGTATGGATATACCTGGACAAGGAAAGTCCCCAAGTGCAGAAAAC GATATTGCGCTCGTCTGTTTGAACCAGAGAACGGCCGTTTGAACTTGACACGTCACCTAGCGTTTTTTCGATGTCAGGACGGCTTTAGGCTGGTAGGAAGCAGAAATCGAACTTGCCTGCATAATGGAACTAAGGCTGCACATTGGTCTGGTTCGCCTGTTTGGTGTTCGC CTTGCGCTGCTCCTCCGGCGGTGAAACGCGGTTTTTTGGTTGAGCAGGACAGGCTGACGGCAAAGTACGCATGCAAGCGTCGTCACTCTATGATAGGAGATTCGACAATATTGTGTAATGCGTCATCGAATATATGGGCGTCTCCTGCAACGTGTGTGAAGACAG GTTGCCCTAATCTGCATCATCCTCTAAACGGTGTTGTGCACTATAACAAAAAGTTGTCGCATGTGCACTACACTTGCAACCAGGGATATCTTTTGTTTGGCTCTCCGTACCGATCTTGCAATGAGACAACAGGCAGATGGTCAGGATCGAGGCCTTCATGCACCTCATCAGACG CTAGTATTAAGCGCTTCAAACACTGCGGTGTTTTGGGACATCCTCTTCGTGGGCAAGTGTCATTCGACGAAGTCAGCTATACTAAACTCGAAGCGACGTACACCTGCAATCCTGGCTTTTTCCGTCatggaaacgaaagaagagttTGCATAAGCTATCGGCAAAAGTGGTCAGGCTCCACCGCAAAATGCATGC CTTGTCCTCCCATAAGCGAGCACCTGAGAAATGGACGCGTGACAGTTTCAAGAAATCGTGCTTACTACACCTGCGATCATGGTTACAATTTGAAAGGGCGTAAGATTCGGCGATGCAATCGACGCACGCACCGTTGGTCTAACTCGCCTCCACGTTGCACGCATT tcTGTCGTCGACCGAATGCTCCGCTTCAGGGATCAGTTTTGATTGACGGTTTCTTTGCCAACTATTCCTGCATTTCGGGACACCGACTTGTTGGGCCATCATCAATACAATGTGTATCAGGAAGATGGGTGTCTGATCCTCCGAGTTGTGTTCTAG GTTGCTCAACTGCACTTGGTATAGATAACGGCAATGTCTACATCAACGGGTCGGTTGCGGTGTACAGCTGCAAATCTGGCTACAGGCTCGCAAAGGAAAGCAAACGATACTGTAAAAAGAGTTCCTGGAGAGATTCTTTTTACTGGGATTCTTCACGCGAGCCTTGGTGCACTC GCTGCCTAAAACCAGTAGCGCCTAAAAATGGACGCGTAacggaaagagaaaacgaagctaCATACGATTGCGATTATAAATTTGCATTGCTCGGCGCAGAAACTCTCACCTGCACTGAATCAGGAAAGTGGTCGGCTCCTGCTCCCGTTTGCATGAAACCAA aGTGCGGTTTAGTAAAAATAGATTATTCTCTGCGAGTAGCGTACTCAGAGTTTAATGGAACTTGGATAGCGACGTTCACATGTCGATATGGGCAGAATTTATTTGGAGATGAAAAGAAGTTCTGCAAGGGGAGCGACACGCGCTGGCGTGGTTCAAACTTTGACGTTCAATTGCCTACATGTTCAA gctGCCCTATTTTGGAACTTGACAACGGCAATGTGGTTCAGGATGGCGTCAGTGCTACATATTCTTGCAACGTCGGTTTCAGACTTGATGGAAGTCGAACTAGAACGTGCGTCAAATATTCCGGGAAATGGAGTGGATGTCCACCTGTttgctctttttcctctG AAGATGGCCAAGGTGACCCGTCTGAAGAAGACTTCTACTTAACATGCTGCTCTCCTCCTAAACCACCTAATGGATCGGTTGTCCTAACATCCCCACGAAAAGGCGTACGTTTGGCAAAATATATCTGCGACAGCGGCTTCAGATTGACAGGAAGGGGTCATACACGAGAGTGCAGTTCTTCATTTAATTACTGGTTACCAGGGTTCGAACCATCGTGCTCGTCAA CATGCCCGTCTCTCTCAAATccgcgaaaaggagaagttCTGGTCATAGGATCTCGAGCAGTATACTCGTGCCATGCTCCGTTCATACTATACGGAAACGCGGAGCGGCTGTGTTCAAATGTAACGCGGCAGTGGATAGGCGAAGCTCCTGTCTGCTCGA gctgCTCCGCGCCACCTGACCTAGTAAACGGTCTGTTCGAAATTCTGGGcacgtcttttccttttagTTTACATGTAAGATACGCCTGCAATGAGAGTTACCGCTTGGTCGGAATATCCGATAACTATTGTTCGGATGGCGAATGGCTTGCGCCAGTACCGTTCTGTTCAG TGtgtccgcctccgcctcgTTCGTCAAACGAATTCGTCCAAGAGTTGGGATCCGTGGCGACGTACATCTGCAGTGACCGGGAACTTGTCATGTATGGAGACTCATCGATTACTTGCAATGctctaacaaagaagtgGTCTAAATCGAAACGAAGTTGCGTCCCAA GATCATGCCTTCTGGACTACAACGTCCCTCTTTACGGAAAAGTTGAAAGAAGCCTAAACCCAACGTTCGTAGAAACTTTCTCATGCGTCGAAGGCTTCGAAATCGTAGGCGATTCCGTTCGACATTGCATTAATGGATCGTGGAATGGTCCCTTGCCGACGTGTAAACAAATCCAACACAAATACTAG